In the Paenibacillus sp. FSL H7-0357 genome, one interval contains:
- the rnpM gene encoding RNase P modulator RnpM: protein MKQRKVPLRKCVASQEMMPKKELIRVVRTPEGEVLIDLTGKKSGRGAYICGKLECFKLAQKNKALDRALKCQVSPEIYAQLARDFASVEEQFLAAKDSEDDE, encoded by the coding sequence ATGAAGCAAAGAAAGGTGCCGCTGCGCAAGTGCGTTGCCAGCCAGGAGATGATGCCCAAAAAAGAGCTGATTCGCGTGGTTAGAACGCCCGAGGGCGAAGTGCTGATCGACCTGACAGGCAAAAAGTCAGGCCGGGGCGCTTATATCTGCGGCAAGCTTGAATGCTTTAAACTGGCACAAAAGAATAAAGCACTTGACCGTGCGTTAAAATGTCAAGTGAGTCCTGAAATCTATGCCCAGCTTGCCCGGGATTTTGCATCCGTGGAGGAGCAATTTTTGGCAGCAAAGGATAGTGAGGACGATGAGTAA
- the pnp gene encoding polyribonucleotide nucleotidyltransferase — protein MEQRVEMQLGGRRLVLETGRLAKQANAAVMVRYGDTAVLCTVTASSEPKDLDFFPLTVNYEERLYAVGKIPGGFIKREGRPSEKAILSSRLTDRPIRPLFPEGFRNDVQVLNMVMSVDQDCAPDIAAMIGTSAALSISDVPFNGPIGGVAVGRIDGQFIINPDVAQQAASDIYVVVAGTKDAIMMVEAEANEVPEDVMLEAIMFGHDEVRKIVATIEQLVAVAGKEKMAVKLHAVNADVNTEVRAYAESRLVDAVKIAEKHARQDAIDLVNNETVEYFVEKYIETPELLKDVKEVLHDIVKDEVRRLITHDKVRPDGRKLDEIRPIECDTSLLPRTHGSGLFTRGQTQILSVCTLGALGDVQILDGIDPAETKRFMHHYNFPPFSVGEARPLRAPGRREIGHGALGERALSKVIPSETEFPYTIRLVSEAIESNGSTSQASICASILAMMDAGVPIKAPVAGVAMGLIKDGEHVSILTDIQGMEDHLGDMDFKVAGTAEGVTAIQMDIKIDGIDRKILQDALQQAKEGRMFILGKMMEAISEPRPSLSKYAPKIIIININPDKIRDVIGAGGKIINKIIEETGVKIDIEQDGRVFIGSSDEEMIQKARGIIEGIVREVQVGEIYVGTVRRIEKFGAFVELIPGKDGLVHISQLSTERVAKVEDVVAIGDTITVKVTEIDQQGRVNLSRKAVLTSESGAKA, from the coding sequence ATGGAACAACGTGTAGAAATGCAGCTTGGCGGAAGACGCCTTGTGCTGGAAACAGGCCGTCTGGCCAAACAAGCGAACGCAGCCGTAATGGTTCGTTACGGAGATACTGCTGTATTGTGTACGGTTACAGCGTCAAGCGAACCTAAAGATCTGGATTTTTTCCCGCTTACGGTTAACTATGAAGAAAGATTATACGCAGTGGGTAAAATCCCGGGCGGATTTATTAAACGCGAAGGCAGACCAAGTGAGAAGGCTATTTTGTCCAGCCGTCTGACTGACCGTCCGATTCGTCCGCTGTTTCCGGAAGGATTCCGCAATGACGTGCAAGTATTGAATATGGTTATGAGCGTGGATCAGGATTGTGCGCCGGATATTGCTGCTATGATCGGTACTTCCGCAGCACTCAGTATTTCCGATGTTCCTTTCAATGGTCCTATCGGCGGTGTGGCTGTCGGCCGCATTGACGGTCAATTCATCATTAATCCTGACGTTGCACAGCAGGCGGCAAGTGACATCTACGTGGTGGTAGCGGGAACTAAAGACGCCATCATGATGGTGGAAGCGGAAGCCAATGAAGTGCCGGAAGATGTAATGCTGGAAGCCATCATGTTCGGTCATGATGAAGTCCGCAAGATCGTAGCAACAATTGAGCAGCTGGTAGCAGTTGCCGGCAAAGAGAAGATGGCTGTGAAGCTGCATGCGGTTAACGCTGATGTCAACACAGAGGTTCGCGCTTATGCGGAAAGCCGTCTCGTAGATGCCGTGAAAATTGCCGAGAAGCATGCCCGTCAGGATGCCATCGACTTGGTCAACAATGAAACGGTGGAGTATTTCGTAGAGAAATACATAGAGACACCTGAACTTCTTAAAGATGTGAAGGAAGTCCTGCATGATATCGTGAAGGATGAAGTCAGACGTTTGATTACACATGATAAGGTTCGCCCGGATGGCCGCAAGCTGGATGAAATCCGTCCGATTGAATGCGATACTTCTCTGCTTCCGCGTACGCACGGATCCGGACTATTCACCCGTGGACAAACACAAATCCTTAGCGTATGTACACTGGGTGCACTGGGTGATGTACAGATTCTTGACGGTATTGATCCGGCAGAAACCAAACGGTTTATGCATCACTACAATTTCCCTCCGTTCAGCGTAGGGGAGGCACGTCCGCTTAGAGCACCGGGACGTCGCGAGATTGGCCACGGAGCCCTTGGAGAACGCGCGTTGTCCAAAGTCATTCCTAGTGAAACTGAATTCCCGTACACCATCCGTTTGGTATCTGAAGCGATTGAATCCAACGGATCTACTTCCCAGGCAAGTATCTGCGCGAGCATTTTGGCAATGATGGATGCGGGTGTGCCGATCAAAGCCCCTGTAGCGGGAGTAGCGATGGGTCTGATTAAAGATGGAGAGCATGTCTCGATCTTAACGGACATTCAAGGAATGGAAGATCATCTTGGCGATATGGACTTCAAGGTAGCAGGTACGGCTGAAGGTGTAACGGCGATCCAGATGGATATCAAAATCGACGGCATCGACCGTAAAATCCTGCAGGATGCTTTGCAGCAGGCTAAAGAAGGACGTATGTTCATCTTGGGCAAAATGATGGAGGCTATCTCCGAGCCTAGACCAAGCTTGTCCAAATACGCTCCTAAGATCATTATCATCAATATCAATCCGGACAAGATCCGTGATGTTATCGGTGCAGGTGGTAAGATTATCAATAAAATCATTGAAGAAACCGGCGTGAAGATCGACATCGAACAGGATGGCCGTGTCTTTATCGGATCTTCGGACGAAGAAATGATTCAGAAAGCCCGCGGCATTATCGAAGGCATTGTGCGTGAAGTGCAGGTCGGCGAAATTTATGTGGGTACCGTTAGACGCATCGAGAAGTTCGGCGCATTTGTTGAACTGATTCCGGGTAAAGACGGATTGGTGCATATTTCCCAGCTCTCCACTGAGCGCGTAGCCAAGGTGGAAGATGTAGTTGCCATCGGCGACACCATCACTGTAAAAGTAACCGAAATTGACCAGCAGGGCCGTGTGAATCTATCGCGCAAAGCGGTATTGACTTCGGAAAGCGGAGCAAAGGCGTAA
- the rimP gene encoding ribosome maturation factor RimP — MSTPKSKIKQTVEQMLGSYLEDNGFELVDVEYVKEGSNWFLRIFVDKEGGIDIDDCGAISEYFSSKLDENDPIPEAYFLEVSSPGAERPLKKAADVAKAVGKDVYVTVYEPIQGLKEFEGRLLSFENEELLISAGKKEHVVPYAKVASARLAIIF; from the coding sequence TTGAGCACACCCAAATCCAAAATTAAACAAACGGTAGAGCAGATGCTCGGGTCCTATCTCGAGGACAATGGTTTCGAACTGGTGGACGTTGAATACGTGAAGGAAGGCTCCAACTGGTTTTTGCGCATATTCGTAGATAAAGAAGGCGGCATAGATATTGACGACTGCGGTGCCATCAGCGAATATTTCAGCTCGAAGCTGGACGAGAATGATCCTATACCCGAGGCTTATTTCCTTGAGGTTTCCTCGCCGGGTGCTGAGCGCCCGCTTAAGAAAGCGGCGGATGTTGCCAAAGCGGTAGGCAAAGACGTGTATGTGACAGTTTATGAGCCGATTCAGGGACTCAAAGAATTCGAAGGTCGTTTGCTCTCATTCGAGAACGAGGAACTGCTCATCTCCGCGGGCAAAAAAGAACATGTAGTACCGTATGCCAAAGTCGCCAGCGCGAGATTGGCCATTATTTTTTAA
- the rpsO gene encoding 30S ribosomal protein S15 translates to MALTQERKHQLIDEHKTHESDTGSPEVQVAILTENIVNLTDHLRTHKKDHHSRRGLLKMVGQRRKLLAYLKNKDIRRYSALIEKLGLRR, encoded by the coding sequence ATGGCATTGACTCAAGAACGTAAACACCAATTGATCGACGAGCACAAAACTCATGAATCCGATACTGGATCCCCTGAGGTGCAAGTTGCTATCCTTACGGAGAACATCGTTAATTTGACTGACCACTTGCGTACGCACAAGAAGGATCATCATTCCCGTCGCGGATTGCTGAAGATGGTTGGACAACGTCGTAAACTGCTGGCGTATTTGAAGAACAAAGACATCAGACGTTACAGCGCCCTGATCGAAAAACTGGGATTGCGTCGTTAA
- the truB gene encoding tRNA pseudouridine(55) synthase TruB gives MSELTGVLAVFKPAGYTSHDVVAKARRILGMKRIGHTGTLDPQVTGVLPLCLGRATRVVEYIQELPKEYVATLRLGMASDTEDLTGTITETVDEVKVTGEEVLAVLNSFKGVISQVPPMYSAVKVEGKRLYELAREGKTVERKSREVEIYEIEMTDMVYSGNYPDITFRVLCSKGTYIRTLCVDIGRALGVPGVMVKLERTMSAGISASHCLTLEQIAEHKEAGTLDEHLIAADDAISHLSRHSVMDEKRKAALQGQRLSTRYVAPEVKQAGHFRLYDLQGVFLGIYELDDTGAIAPVKVFAQA, from the coding sequence ATGAGTGAGCTTACAGGTGTTTTGGCTGTTTTTAAGCCAGCAGGGTACACTTCACATGATGTTGTAGCCAAAGCCCGGCGGATTCTTGGCATGAAGCGTATCGGACACACCGGAACTCTGGATCCTCAAGTGACAGGCGTATTGCCGCTTTGTCTTGGAAGGGCAACCCGGGTTGTGGAGTATATCCAGGAGCTGCCTAAGGAATATGTGGCCACATTGAGACTAGGTATGGCAAGCGATACCGAAGACTTAACCGGAACCATTACGGAAACTGTAGATGAAGTGAAAGTTACCGGGGAAGAAGTTCTGGCGGTACTGAACTCCTTTAAAGGAGTAATCTCTCAGGTTCCCCCGATGTACTCGGCGGTGAAAGTGGAAGGCAAACGCCTCTATGAGCTGGCTAGAGAAGGCAAGACTGTAGAGCGCAAGAGCCGTGAAGTGGAGATTTACGAAATTGAGATGACGGATATGGTGTATAGCGGCAATTATCCCGATATTACCTTCCGTGTGCTGTGTTCCAAGGGTACATACATCCGTACGCTTTGCGTAGATATCGGCCGGGCGCTTGGAGTGCCCGGTGTGATGGTCAAGCTGGAACGGACGATGTCCGCAGGGATATCTGCCAGTCACTGTCTAACTCTTGAGCAAATTGCCGAGCATAAAGAAGCAGGCACACTCGATGAACATCTGATCGCGGCGGATGATGCGATTTCTCATCTGTCCCGGCATTCGGTAATGGATGAGAAGAGGAAGGCCGCCCTGCAGGGGCAGCGCCTTTCAACACGTTACGTAGCACCTGAAGTAAAGCAGGCCGGACATTTTCGGCTGTATGATCTACAGGGAGTGTTCCTGGGCATTTATGAATTGGATGACACAGGAGCAATAGCCCCTGTAAAGGTATTCGCACAAGCATAA
- a CDS encoding bifunctional riboflavin kinase/FAD synthetase — MRTVTLSYPMPAETAAQWAQPQVTALGQFDGLHRGHASVITSAVALARKQGVPAAVMTFHPHPKDVMGKGDYDGYLTPAKDKQELLAGMGVDILYIIEFNEQLSRVSPQDFVSVMLLPLHIVTAVIGFDFRFGYMGEGDADMLRELGNGVMNVETVPPFLLEGEKVSSSGIRKSLQNGDLTLANAWFGRCYHLRGVVGHGEKRGRTIGFPTANLQLEDRYVIPAKGVYAVRVFYKEDVLYGVMNVGVKPTFHEGMIAPSFEVHLFDFAGDIYEEELKVELVSFIRPERKFESIDALISQIAADAETAKELLGYHS; from the coding sequence GTGAGAACCGTAACCTTAAGTTATCCAATGCCAGCGGAGACCGCAGCGCAGTGGGCGCAGCCGCAAGTGACTGCCCTGGGCCAGTTTGACGGACTGCACCGCGGACATGCCAGCGTCATTACTTCCGCTGTAGCTCTGGCCCGTAAACAAGGCGTACCGGCAGCAGTCATGACCTTTCATCCTCATCCCAAGGATGTAATGGGCAAAGGTGACTATGATGGATATTTGACCCCGGCGAAGGACAAGCAGGAACTGCTTGCCGGCATGGGGGTCGATATTTTGTATATAATTGAATTTAATGAGCAGCTGTCCCGGGTTAGCCCGCAGGATTTTGTCTCTGTAATGCTGCTGCCGCTGCATATTGTAACTGCAGTTATCGGCTTCGATTTCCGCTTTGGCTACATGGGCGAAGGGGATGCCGATATGCTCCGTGAGCTGGGGAACGGTGTGATGAATGTGGAGACAGTGCCTCCTTTTCTGCTTGAAGGAGAGAAGGTAAGCAGCTCCGGCATTCGAAAGAGCCTCCAGAACGGAGATCTAACCCTGGCCAACGCATGGTTTGGGCGCTGCTATCATCTGCGCGGAGTTGTAGGGCACGGGGAGAAGAGAGGCCGCACGATTGGTTTTCCGACTGCAAATCTTCAGCTGGAAGACCGTTATGTCATCCCGGCTAAAGGGGTGTATGCAGTGCGGGTCTTTTATAAGGAAGACGTCCTGTACGGCGTAATGAATGTCGGCGTGAAGCCTACGTTCCATGAGGGGATGATTGCCCCGAGCTTTGAGGTGCATCTGTTTGATTTTGCAGGAGACATCTATGAAGAGGAACTTAAGGTAGAACTGGTCTCCTTTATCCGGCCTGAGCGTAAGTTTGAGTCGATTGATGCCCTGATTTCACAGATTGCTGCAGATGCCGAAACGGCCAAAGAGCTGCTGGGCTATCATTCTTAA
- a CDS encoding DHH family phosphoesterase: MQSYEQSLQQTRKFLLEHDDYLVVSHVQPDGDAVSSTLAVGWLLSCLGKKYTMLNEGPIPKRMEYLWHADEIVNLADGELPRTYSNVICVDCADFQRVGLTQRFFAQDALIANIDHHPTNNGYGFVTLIKPDAAATAEILFDLLKTFEVEWDIDIATAIYTGLLTDTGGFRYTNTSPKVMAAVSELLALGVNGPELAETLLEEMTLAQVKVLNRALNTLQLTPQGDVAWVYVTPQDMLECNAANEDLEGIVNYPRNIRGVEVGMLFKVIDETAVKVSLRSAGKVDVAALAQVFGGGGHTRAAGARVEGTLEQAIPRVLEEVRRLL; encoded by the coding sequence ATGCAGAGCTATGAACAAAGTCTCCAGCAGACCCGTAAGTTTCTGCTGGAACACGACGATTATCTTGTAGTGTCGCATGTTCAGCCGGACGGAGATGCAGTCAGCTCCACCCTCGCGGTGGGCTGGCTTCTCTCATGTCTGGGCAAAAAATATACTATGCTGAATGAAGGCCCGATTCCCAAACGGATGGAATATTTATGGCATGCCGATGAGATTGTCAATCTGGCGGACGGTGAATTGCCCCGGACGTACAGTAATGTCATTTGCGTCGATTGTGCAGATTTTCAGCGTGTGGGGCTGACCCAGCGCTTTTTTGCTCAGGATGCCCTTATCGCAAACATTGACCATCATCCCACCAATAACGGTTACGGATTCGTTACGCTGATTAAGCCGGACGCTGCTGCGACTGCAGAAATTTTGTTCGACCTGCTGAAGACGTTTGAGGTGGAATGGGATATAGATATTGCTACAGCAATCTATACAGGATTGCTGACCGATACAGGCGGCTTCCGCTACACGAATACCTCACCTAAAGTGATGGCGGCTGTCTCTGAGCTGCTGGCACTGGGAGTTAACGGTCCCGAGCTGGCGGAGACGTTGCTGGAGGAAATGACATTAGCTCAGGTGAAGGTGCTGAACCGGGCACTGAACACTTTGCAATTAACTCCGCAGGGCGATGTTGCCTGGGTTTATGTAACACCACAGGATATGCTCGAATGTAATGCCGCCAATGAGGATCTTGAAGGCATTGTTAATTATCCGCGTAATATCCGCGGTGTGGAGGTCGGCATGCTGTTCAAGGTCATCGATGAGACTGCTGTGAAGGTCAGCCTGCGTTCGGCCGGCAAGGTCGATGTCGCGGCGCTGGCTCAAGTCTTTGGAGGCGGCGGACATACCCGCGCAGCAGGTGCCCGGGTTGAGGGGACGCTGGAGCAGGCAATACCACGGGTGCTGGAGGAGGTCAGACGTCTTTTATGA
- the nusA gene encoding transcription termination factor NusA, with protein MSMDFIEAMNELEREKGISKDVLFEAIEAALISSYKRNFNAAQNVRVDMNRNTGVIKVFARKLIVEEVLDTRTEISLPAAREINPHFQLEDIAELEVTPRDFGRIAAQTAKQVVTQRIREAERGLIYNAFIDKEDDIVTGLVQRQDMRNIYVDLGKIEAVLPLSELMPGEKFKQSERIKAYITKVENTTKGPQIMLSRSHPGLLKRLFELEVPEIFDGVVEIRSVAREAGFRSKIAVFSRNPEVDPVGSCVGPRGTRVQTIVTELRGEKIDIVRYSEAVQEYVANALSPSKVLEVQVFEAEKMARVIVPDYQLSLAIGIKGQNARLAAKLTGWKIDIKSETQAEQEYGRPRTVSDEMHQDSVSID; from the coding sequence ATGAGTATGGATTTTATCGAAGCTATGAATGAACTGGAGAGGGAGAAAGGCATCAGCAAGGATGTGTTGTTTGAAGCCATCGAAGCTGCGCTGATCTCCAGCTATAAACGCAATTTTAATGCGGCGCAAAACGTGCGTGTGGACATGAACCGCAACACTGGCGTAATCAAGGTATTTGCCCGCAAGCTGATTGTTGAAGAGGTTCTGGATACCCGGACCGAAATCTCACTGCCGGCTGCACGGGAAATCAACCCGCACTTCCAGCTTGAGGATATCGCTGAGCTTGAAGTAACACCGCGCGATTTCGGCCGTATTGCTGCCCAGACTGCCAAGCAGGTAGTCACCCAGCGTATTCGTGAAGCGGAGCGCGGACTTATCTATAACGCTTTTATCGACAAGGAAGATGATATCGTTACCGGGCTTGTACAGCGCCAGGATATGCGCAACATCTATGTTGACCTTGGCAAAATCGAAGCGGTTCTGCCGCTCAGCGAGCTGATGCCTGGAGAAAAGTTCAAGCAAAGCGAGCGCATCAAGGCTTATATCACCAAGGTGGAGAATACGACCAAAGGGCCGCAGATTATGTTGTCCCGCAGTCATCCCGGATTGTTGAAGCGTCTATTCGAGCTGGAGGTTCCGGAAATTTTTGACGGCGTGGTTGAAATTCGTTCTGTGGCCCGCGAAGCAGGCTTCCGTTCGAAAATTGCCGTCTTCTCGCGCAATCCCGAAGTGGATCCGGTTGGCTCCTGCGTAGGCCCAAGAGGCACACGCGTGCAGACCATCGTCACAGAGCTGCGCGGCGAGAAAATTGACATTGTCCGTTATTCTGAGGCTGTACAGGAATATGTGGCCAACGCGCTCAGCCCGTCCAAAGTGCTTGAAGTTCAGGTCTTTGAAGCGGAAAAAATGGCCCGTGTCATCGTGCCTGATTATCAATTGTCGCTGGCGATCGGCATCAAGGGGCAGAATGCCCGTCTTGCTGCCAAACTGACCGGCTGGAAAATTGATATCAAGAGCGAGACCCAGGCAGAGCAGGAATACGGCAGACCTAGAACGGTAAGCGATGAAATGCATCAGGATTCCGTCTCCATTGATTAA
- the rbfA gene encoding 30S ribosome-binding factor RbfA gives MSKIRAGRVGEQIKKELSQLIQSGLKDPRIGFVTVTGVDVTNDLSQAKVYLSVFGDEEQKSDSLKAIEKANGFLRSELGKAIRLRHTPELIFKIDESVAYGSHIEKLLGEIGKNEES, from the coding sequence ATGTCTAAAATCAGAGCGGGACGGGTTGGCGAACAGATCAAGAAAGAGCTGAGCCAGCTTATCCAAAGCGGACTGAAGGACCCGCGCATCGGGTTCGTAACAGTAACCGGGGTAGATGTAACGAACGATCTCTCGCAGGCCAAGGTATACCTGAGCGTGTTCGGAGACGAAGAGCAGAAGAGCGATTCGCTAAAAGCGATTGAGAAAGCCAATGGCTTTCTCCGCTCCGAGCTTGGCAAGGCGATCCGCCTGCGCCACACGCCTGAGCTGATCTTCAAGATAGACGAATCCGTTGCTTACGGAAGTCATATTGAGAAGCTGCTCGGCGAGATCGGCAAGAACGAAGAAAGTTAG
- the infB gene encoding translation initiation factor IF-2, translating to MTKEDNKDKLRVYEYAKSLNMSSKEIITILKRLDVPVNNHMSVMENGSVTKVEQFFKDIKSNAAAKRDPGTSSRPVTTGSVTAEPQSAQNANKNQPEKQVGMNSNQNNNQSTTSPRPQSGQDSRRTTTGSTQNSRPQGSSTGSRPQGSSTGSRPQGSSTSSSRPQGSSTSGSRPQGSSTGGSRPQGSSTGGNRPQGSSTGGNRPQGSSTGGNRPQGGSTGSRPQAQGGAPRTGENRPQAQGGGTGGDFSRGGGGDRGAKRNTTGGRPNNNSGQKRFEDGKGGNYRGRGGKNNRGRNQSMERREKIDNTPKKIIVRGSMTVGETAKLLHKDASEVIKKLISMGVMATINQELDIDTILLLAGEFGVEVEVKIPVDEDSFETVEENDSEEDLQARPPVVTIMGHVDHGKTTLLDAIRSTNVTGGEAGGITQHIGAYQVEINHKKITFLDTPGHEAFTAMRARGAQVTDMTIIVVAADDGVMPQTVEAINHAKAAGLPIIVAVNKIDKPGADPDKVKQELTSYELVPEEWGGDTIFVNLSAKQRINLEELLEMILLVAEVNEYKANPDKRARGTVIEAELDKNRGPVARILVQNGTLKVGDAFVAGNCFGRVRAMVNDKGRKIKEAGPSTPVEITGLTEVPQAGDPFMAFEDERKARAIADRRSTTQRQSELNTNTRVTLDDLFKHIKDGEIKDLNVIIKADVQGSVEALKGSLAKIEVEGVRVKIIHSGAGAITESDITLAAASNAIVIGFNVRPDAQTKAAAEQEKVDVRLHNIIYNVIEEIESAMKGMLDPIYKENVIGHAEVRNVFKISKVGTIAGCMVTSGKIARNAEMRLIRSGIVVFQGKIDTLKRFKDDAKEVAQGYECGITLERYNDVQEGDIIEAFIMETVER from the coding sequence TTGACTAAAGAAGACAATAAAGATAAACTGCGCGTGTATGAATACGCGAAGTCTCTGAACATGAGCAGTAAAGAAATTATTACAATTCTGAAGCGTTTGGATGTCCCTGTGAATAATCATATGAGTGTCATGGAGAATGGCTCTGTGACCAAAGTAGAACAGTTCTTCAAGGATATTAAGTCAAACGCTGCAGCCAAGCGGGATCCCGGCACCAGCAGCCGTCCGGTAACTACCGGCTCGGTAACAGCCGAACCTCAAAGTGCTCAGAATGCCAACAAAAATCAACCGGAAAAGCAGGTAGGTATGAACAGTAACCAAAACAACAACCAATCGACGACGTCCCCAAGGCCCCAAAGCGGACAAGATTCCCGCAGAACAACAACAGGCTCCACTCAAAATTCCCGCCCTCAGGGCAGCTCCACTGGCAGCCGCCCGCAAGGCAGCTCCACTGGCAGCCGCCCGCAAGGCAGCTCCACTAGCAGCAGCCGCCCGCAAGGCAGCTCTACTAGCGGCAGCCGTCCGCAGGGCAGCTCGACTGGCGGCAGCCGTCCGCAGGGCAGCTCGACCGGCGGCAACCGTCCGCAAGGCAGCTCGACCGGCGGTAACCGTCCGCAAGGCAGCTCGACTGGCGGCAACCGTCCGCAAGGCGGCTCCACTGGCAGCCGTCCGCAAGCTCAAGGCGGTGCACCACGCACTGGCGAGAACCGTCCGCAAGCTCAAGGCGGCGGCACCGGCGGAGACTTCTCCCGCGGCGGTGGCGGTGACAGAGGCGCTAAGAGAAACACTACAGGCGGCAGACCGAACAACAACAGCGGCCAAAAGCGTTTTGAAGACGGCAAAGGCGGCAACTACCGCGGCCGTGGCGGCAAGAACAACCGTGGCAGAAACCAGTCAATGGAACGCCGCGAGAAGATTGACAACACACCGAAGAAAATTATCGTACGCGGCAGCATGACCGTTGGTGAAACTGCCAAGCTGCTTCATAAGGATGCTTCTGAAGTGATCAAGAAGCTGATTTCGATGGGTGTTATGGCAACCATCAACCAGGAACTTGATATTGACACCATTCTGCTGCTGGCCGGTGAGTTCGGTGTAGAAGTTGAAGTGAAGATTCCAGTGGATGAAGACAGCTTCGAGACCGTTGAAGAGAACGACTCCGAAGAGGATCTTCAGGCTCGTCCTCCAGTAGTAACGATCATGGGTCACGTTGACCATGGTAAAACAACACTGCTAGATGCCATTCGTTCCACGAACGTAACTGGCGGCGAAGCTGGCGGAATTACTCAGCATATCGGTGCTTATCAAGTTGAAATCAACCACAAGAAAATCACATTCCTGGATACACCGGGTCACGAAGCGTTCACTGCGATGCGTGCTCGTGGTGCCCAAGTAACAGATATGACGATTATTGTAGTTGCTGCCGATGACGGTGTAATGCCTCAGACGGTTGAAGCCATCAACCATGCAAAAGCTGCAGGTCTTCCGATTATCGTTGCAGTCAACAAAATCGACAAGCCGGGTGCAGACCCTGATAAGGTAAAGCAGGAGCTAACAAGCTATGAGCTGGTTCCGGAAGAGTGGGGCGGAGATACCATCTTCGTTAACCTGTCCGCCAAACAGCGCATCAACCTGGAAGAACTGCTGGAAATGATCCTGCTCGTTGCTGAAGTGAATGAGTACAAGGCTAACCCGGACAAACGGGCACGCGGTACTGTAATCGAAGCTGAGCTTGACAAGAACCGTGGACCGGTTGCCCGTATTCTCGTGCAGAACGGTACGCTGAAAGTCGGGGACGCCTTTGTAGCAGGTAACTGCTTCGGACGCGTACGCGCCATGGTTAATGACAAAGGACGCAAGATCAAGGAAGCAGGTCCTTCCACACCAGTGGAAATTACCGGTTTGACTGAGGTGCCTCAGGCAGGCGATCCGTTTATGGCCTTTGAAGATGAGCGTAAAGCCCGTGCTATCGCGGACAGACGTTCTACAACCCAGCGCCAATCCGAGCTGAACACGAATACCCGTGTAACCTTGGATGACCTGTTCAAGCACATCAAGGATGGCGAGATCAAAGACCTGAACGTAATCATTAAAGCGGACGTGCAGGGATCGGTTGAAGCGCTGAAGGGCTCTTTGGCCAAGATCGAAGTCGAAGGTGTACGCGTGAAGATCATTCACAGCGGTGCAGGTGCCATTACGGAATCTGATATCACACTTGCTGCTGCATCCAATGCTATTGTTATCGGCTTCAATGTTCGTCCGGATGCCCAGACGAAAGCGGCTGCCGAGCAAGAAAAAGTGGATGTTCGTCTGCACAACATCATCTACAACGTAATTGAGGAAATTGAAAGTGCGATGAAAGGGATGCTTGATCCCATCTATAAAGAGAATGTTATCGGTCATGCAGAAGTGCGTAACGTCTTCAAAATCAGCAAAGTGGGTACCATTGCAGGTTGTATGGTTACTTCAGGCAAAATTGCCCGCAATGCCGAAATGCGCTTGATCCGCAGCGGTATCGTTGTCTTCCAAGGCAAGATCGACACCTTAAAACGTTTCAAAGATGATGCCAAAGAAGTGGCGCAGGGTTATGAATGCGGCATAACTTTGGAACGCTATAATGACGTCCAAGAGGGCGACATTATCGAAGCGTTCATTATGGAAACGGTAGAGCGCTAA